A genomic segment from Vibrio panuliri encodes:
- a CDS encoding MotA/TolQ/ExbB proton channel family protein, whose translation MLNFIHTAGPLVWGIIVLSIVMWWLIAQAYSHQSRCQASFAPAITTQRNLQMTLSNHDYQHVCRAWLNQAEQQLNRGLAWISVLVKVLPLLGLLGTVDGMIDSFQQLDQLDIQRQLSGGISQALLTTLSGLVTSLSGLYFVHHLNQRKRRYVAGFRSQLEVQDAFSS comes from the coding sequence ATGCTGAATTTTATTCACACTGCTGGTCCTTTGGTTTGGGGAATTATTGTTTTGTCGATTGTGATGTGGTGGTTGATTGCACAAGCATACAGTCATCAAAGCCGCTGCCAAGCCAGCTTTGCGCCAGCGATAACCACTCAGCGTAACCTGCAAATGACGTTATCGAATCACGATTACCAACATGTGTGCCGCGCTTGGCTAAATCAAGCAGAGCAACAACTAAATAGAGGGTTAGCTTGGATTTCAGTTTTGGTCAAAGTGCTGCCCTTGCTCGGTTTGCTCGGCACGGTGGATGGAATGATTGACAGTTTTCAGCAGCTTGATCAACTGGATATACAGCGTCAACTTTCCGGAGGAATATCGCAAGCACTTCTGACTACGCTGTCCGGTTTGGTGACCTCGTTGTCGGGTTTGTACTTTGTTCATCACTTAAATCAGCGTAAGCGTCGTTATGTCGCAGGTTTTCGCAGTCAATTAGAGGTGCAAGATGCGTTTTCGTCATAG
- a CDS encoding glycoside hydrolase family 1 protein, which produces MTNTTFPNDFLWGGAIAANQVEGSHTADGKGLSTSDMLPNGILSPHQTRQERTPGIKDLAIDFYNRYPEDIALFKEMGFTCLRLSIAWTRIFPNGDELEPNQAGLEYYDKIFAELAAHNITPFVTLSHYEMPYALVENYNGWGSRKLIEFFTRYARTVFERYKDSVKLWLTFNEINMSLHAPFTGVGLQEDASEQEIFQAIHHQLVASAQTVQLCHQIIPDAKIGNMLLGAIAYPHTCLPDDVIATMHENNQWLFFGDVQTRGRYPGYMLRYFRDHGIAIEMEEGDLETLAAASVDFISFSYYASGCASAKEQEKEVGNIVAGVPNPYLEKSQWGWLIDPKGLRILLNFLYDRYQKPLFIVENGLGARDEVTADGEIIDDYRISYLNDHLVQAREAIEDSVELMGYTTWGPIDLVANSTAEMSKRYGFIYVDRDNQGTGDLTRTRKKSFYWYQEVIRTQGASLKSN; this is translated from the coding sequence ATGACAAATACTACATTTCCAAATGATTTTTTATGGGGCGGCGCGATTGCTGCCAACCAAGTAGAAGGGTCTCACACTGCTGACGGTAAAGGTCTTTCGACTTCCGACATGCTGCCTAACGGCATCTTAAGCCCACATCAAACCCGTCAAGAACGTACCCCTGGCATCAAAGATCTGGCGATCGACTTCTATAATCGTTACCCAGAAGATATCGCATTGTTTAAGGAGATGGGCTTTACCTGCCTACGCTTGTCTATTGCTTGGACTCGCATCTTCCCAAATGGTGATGAACTCGAACCAAACCAAGCGGGGTTAGAGTACTACGATAAAATCTTTGCTGAACTCGCAGCACACAACATCACGCCCTTTGTGACGTTATCGCACTATGAAATGCCTTACGCACTGGTGGAAAACTACAATGGTTGGGGCAGCCGTAAACTGATTGAGTTTTTCACTCGCTATGCGCGCACGGTGTTTGAGCGTTATAAAGACAGCGTAAAACTGTGGCTAACTTTTAACGAGATCAACATGTCACTGCATGCCCCTTTTACAGGGGTTGGCTTACAAGAAGATGCGTCAGAACAAGAGATTTTCCAAGCGATTCACCATCAGCTAGTAGCAAGCGCACAAACGGTTCAGCTTTGCCATCAGATTATCCCTGATGCAAAAATCGGTAACATGCTACTGGGTGCGATTGCTTACCCACACACCTGCCTTCCAGATGACGTAATTGCCACAATGCACGAAAACAACCAATGGCTATTCTTTGGTGACGTGCAGACTCGTGGGCGCTACCCTGGTTATATGCTGCGTTACTTCCGCGATCATGGTATCGCTATTGAGATGGAAGAAGGCGATCTAGAAACACTGGCAGCGGCAAGCGTGGATTTTATTTCATTTAGCTATTACGCATCTGGATGTGCAAGCGCGAAAGAGCAAGAAAAAGAGGTCGGCAATATCGTCGCTGGCGTACCAAACCCATACCTTGAAAAAAGCCAATGGGGTTGGTTAATTGATCCGAAAGGACTGCGTATTCTGCTGAACTTCCTTTACGACCGTTACCAAAAACCGCTGTTCATTGTAGAAAATGGCTTAGGCGCTCGTGATGAAGTTACCGCAGACGGTGAAATCATCGATGACTACCGTATCTCTTACCTCAATGACCACTTAGTCCAAGCGCGTGAAGCGATTGAAGATAGCGTTGAGCTAATGGGTTACACCACTTGGGGGCCGATTGATCTGGTCGCGAACTCAACCGCCGAAATGAGCAAACGCTACGGCTTTATCTACGTAGACCGCGATAACCAAGGCACAGGCGATCTCACCCGCACGCGGAAAAAGAGCTTCTACTGGTACCAAGAAGTGATTAGGACGCAAGGCGCATCACTAAAAAGTAACTAA
- a CDS encoding TonB-dependent receptor plug domain-containing protein, translating into MKPAAALLFGLFTASSSYANGEVSEQEIVVKDKVEAPLTSKQTLTSEDINKRPTGDGNITDLLKTNPAVQFSNSGNNSLSQGEIKPSDISIHGSTAYQNSFTLDGMSINNDIDPADNGLGVTNSNLSSDEQGFYLDSRLIESVTVYDANVPVEFGGFSGGVVETKSRSWQGETSANVYYRQTDSSWNKTIVDEKLDFNSSNNDVSNPARFQPDYKKSSYGVSVTTGITDNLGFVASISRRTSSIPMVNAGGRSIALEGNKLSGFEYQDSIKDQTRVSDNMFTKFTWYSSPRTTINLSFALSKYESELFMNGVANSDYTEEHNGLSTNLQFEHMMDGGVFDLSLGKQKMEDVRTSEQNYFVQLEDFTDWRNPVTYASGGPGDLNTEQDNTTIKGKFTYNPKRFGNTTHQFVVGGEQTLTKAKYIRDKTYFRNGYRGTWDSMEWLGFANQVDAFFAGTYTTRYVNRAIFAEDTIEINNVTLRTGLRFERDDFVQNNNLAPRITASWDLFGSGDTVVTAGANRYYGRSMLTYALYEGQNAGLKHCYMMCNPNSEQQDSWTTTSDYEGMSDLKTPYNDELSLGLQQTWRNSIWSLNYVHRLGKDEVRSRPKYPGTTDPNKARIRTFDNGGETTHDSVSLTVRNRLPIVIETVRNQLSASLVWQQTQSNTPKDMGYSFFDPNTNLDYDKVWYDGKIINAADLPSTDFNAPLRANIEWIAELPQYGTTVYNLWQWQQGRDQATRHENDYAVDPSTGKQVLKYQRVDFEDTFRWDIKAEWKPRFAYGAAISAEVTNLLNNENATDSFVHQGEVYRVYEAGRQFWLQASYDY; encoded by the coding sequence ATGAAACCGGCAGCCGCTCTCCTCTTTGGGCTATTCACCGCGTCTAGCAGCTATGCAAATGGCGAAGTTTCTGAACAAGAAATCGTCGTCAAAGACAAAGTTGAAGCGCCTTTAACCAGTAAACAAACGCTAACTTCTGAAGATATTAATAAGCGACCAACAGGTGATGGAAATATCACCGACTTATTAAAAACCAACCCAGCCGTGCAGTTTTCAAATAGTGGGAATAATAGTTTAAGTCAGGGGGAAATTAAGCCTTCAGATATTTCTATTCATGGTTCAACCGCGTATCAGAACTCATTTACACTAGATGGTATGAGTATCAACAACGATATTGACCCTGCTGACAATGGCTTGGGCGTGACGAACTCGAACCTTTCTTCTGATGAGCAAGGCTTCTATCTTGATAGCCGCCTAATTGAGAGTGTCACTGTCTATGATGCCAACGTACCTGTCGAGTTTGGCGGGTTCTCTGGAGGGGTTGTTGAGACCAAGAGCCGCAGTTGGCAAGGCGAAACATCGGCCAACGTTTACTACCGACAAACCGATTCCTCTTGGAACAAAACCATTGTTGATGAGAAGCTCGATTTCAACTCTAGCAACAATGACGTAAGTAACCCTGCCCGTTTTCAACCTGACTACAAGAAAAGCAGCTATGGGGTTTCTGTCACCACCGGAATTACCGATAACTTAGGCTTTGTCGCATCAATTTCTCGACGAACCTCTTCGATTCCAATGGTAAACGCCGGAGGGCGCAGCATCGCTTTGGAAGGCAATAAGTTGTCTGGCTTTGAGTACCAAGATAGCATCAAAGACCAAACTCGAGTTTCTGACAATATGTTTACCAAGTTTACTTGGTATTCCTCACCTCGTACGACGATCAATTTGAGCTTTGCCCTTTCAAAGTACGAGTCTGAGCTATTTATGAATGGGGTTGCTAACTCCGATTACACGGAAGAGCACAACGGACTCTCTACCAATTTGCAATTTGAGCATATGATGGATGGTGGGGTATTTGATCTGTCTCTTGGTAAGCAAAAGATGGAAGATGTTCGCACCAGCGAGCAGAACTATTTTGTTCAGCTAGAAGACTTTACCGATTGGCGCAACCCAGTGACCTACGCATCTGGAGGCCCGGGCGATCTCAATACCGAGCAAGACAACACCACCATCAAAGGGAAGTTTACCTACAATCCCAAACGCTTTGGCAATACGACTCACCAGTTTGTAGTCGGGGGTGAGCAAACACTCACTAAAGCAAAATATATACGTGATAAAACCTACTTCCGTAATGGCTATCGTGGCACGTGGGATAGTATGGAGTGGTTAGGCTTTGCGAACCAAGTTGACGCATTTTTCGCCGGCACTTACACCACACGATATGTTAATCGCGCTATTTTTGCCGAAGATACTATCGAGATTAACAACGTCACCTTACGCACCGGCTTACGCTTTGAACGCGATGACTTTGTACAAAACAACAACCTAGCACCGCGAATCACCGCAAGCTGGGATCTGTTTGGTAGTGGCGATACAGTAGTAACCGCAGGGGCAAACCGCTACTACGGGCGTTCAATGCTGACCTATGCACTATATGAAGGTCAAAACGCAGGCCTCAAACACTGCTACATGATGTGTAATCCTAATAGTGAACAGCAAGACAGTTGGACCACCACTTCTGACTACGAAGGGATGTCTGACCTTAAAACCCCATATAACGATGAGCTGTCACTCGGCTTACAACAAACATGGCGCAACAGCATTTGGTCACTCAACTATGTCCATCGCTTGGGTAAAGATGAAGTTCGTAGCCGTCCAAAATATCCAGGCACCACGGATCCGAATAAAGCTCGAATCCGCACCTTTGATAATGGCGGCGAAACCACGCACGACTCGGTATCACTCACGGTTCGCAATCGCCTACCTATTGTTATCGAAACCGTTCGCAACCAACTTAGTGCTTCTCTAGTGTGGCAGCAAACACAAAGCAATACGCCAAAAGATATGGGGTACTCATTCTTTGATCCCAATACCAATCTTGATTACGACAAAGTGTGGTACGACGGCAAAATTATCAATGCCGCAGACTTACCAAGTACGGACTTTAATGCGCCATTACGTGCCAATATCGAATGGATAGCGGAACTGCCTCAATATGGCACAACCGTCTACAACCTGTGGCAATGGCAGCAAGGCCGAGATCAAGCAACACGTCATGAGAATGACTATGCCGTGGACCCATCTACTGGCAAGCAAGTCTTGAAGTATCAACGTGTCGACTTTGAAGACACCTTCCGTTGGGACATTAAAGCGGAATGGAAGCCGAGATTTGCCTATGGTGCCGCGATTTCAGCCGAAGTGACCAACCTGCTTAACAACGAAAATGCGACAGACTCATTTGTACACCAAGGTGAAGTCTACCGCGTCTACGAAGCGGGTCGCCAATTCTGGCTGCAAGCAAGTTACGACTACTAA
- a CDS encoding ExbD/TolR family protein — MRFRHSEDSSDQANVDMTPLIDVVFILLIFFILSASFQQQNQIKVERPNSQVTDTISSVSVTVSVDQQGQIWLDNQAVEVAMLTSRVKQKVAQANNVSVVIDVDKSVDSGRLIQVIDKVRIAGVNNVAVATES; from the coding sequence ATGCGTTTTCGTCATAGTGAGGATTCAAGCGATCAAGCCAATGTTGATATGACCCCTTTAATTGATGTGGTGTTTATCTTGCTGATTTTCTTTATTTTGTCTGCTTCATTTCAGCAACAAAATCAGATCAAGGTTGAGCGGCCAAATAGTCAGGTCACAGACACTATCTCGAGTGTCTCAGTGACAGTGTCTGTCGATCAACAAGGACAAATTTGGCTAGATAACCAAGCGGTCGAGGTCGCGATGTTGACTAGCCGAGTCAAACAAAAAGTCGCTCAGGCGAACAATGTTTCTGTGGTGATTGACGTCGATAAGTCGGTTGATAGCGGGCGACTTATTCAGGTTATTGATAAGGTAAGAATTGCTGGGGTGAACAATGTCGCTGTTGCTACAGAGTCCTAA
- a CDS encoding glucose PTS transporter subunit EIIB, translated as MFSLLRRFFAVLTRVNPDLDHEVDTIISALGGLDNILDCGACATRLRLELKELSLLDEKALKQAGAIGVVRIDQHHVQIIYGLKANSYAQCIEQRRS; from the coding sequence GTGTTTAGTTTATTACGCCGTTTTTTTGCTGTACTCACGCGTGTTAACCCAGATCTAGATCATGAGGTTGATACCATCATTAGCGCATTGGGGGGACTCGATAATATTTTGGATTGTGGAGCATGCGCTACTCGATTGAGACTCGAACTTAAGGAGCTTTCTCTCTTAGATGAAAAAGCCCTTAAGCAAGCAGGAGCCATTGGTGTGGTTCGTATCGATCAACACCACGTTCAAATTATCTACGGTTTGAAAGCAAACAGCTATGCTCAATGTATCGAACAGAGACGTAGCTAA
- a CDS encoding tetratricopeptide repeat protein yields MNWKNSLLVLCLVSSLSFASSEARHYQTYQRLQMQLQQNPLATLSAIELFVKQVQSADKQSQQMAAYLQLQACIALNRYPCAATAVESLLALNQDKARQPDLLKLSAQLHYQTESYQTVIERVNSWLVTTQAMEQKPLATQYAELYSLKAYGLFHQHAYRKAADAMELAVGYQRTEQREVFLLGLYQQLTDWHNVNRVLRSLVSQYAQNADYWEKYAYSFLKLEREQQAVNALGSAYKADRLPQRSIILYAQLLLRFHAPAQAVKVLEQNRQLSENPSYQPLLTQSYLLARDRRKAAEWLAKSDKKDSYATRGLLAYQQGNWREAAELFKRLDGSKKSNHYWLLLAAISEFELKHWASARASFQRLAGTSYDELASQWLSQIDYLTSG; encoded by the coding sequence ATGAATTGGAAAAATAGTTTACTTGTTTTGTGTTTGGTCTCGTCGTTGTCTTTTGCCAGTTCTGAGGCTCGTCATTACCAAACCTATCAGCGGTTGCAAATGCAGTTGCAACAAAATCCTCTAGCGACGTTGAGTGCCATTGAGTTGTTCGTTAAACAGGTGCAGTCGGCAGATAAGCAGTCACAACAGATGGCTGCTTACTTACAGTTGCAAGCATGTATTGCATTGAATCGATACCCCTGTGCGGCGACGGCAGTGGAGTCTTTGCTGGCTCTGAATCAAGATAAAGCACGGCAACCTGATTTACTCAAGCTGTCCGCTCAGCTTCATTATCAAACAGAGAGCTATCAAACGGTTATTGAACGGGTTAATAGCTGGCTGGTCACCACTCAAGCGATGGAACAGAAACCGCTGGCAACGCAGTATGCTGAGCTCTATTCGTTAAAGGCATATGGATTGTTTCATCAACACGCTTATCGTAAGGCCGCTGATGCGATGGAGCTTGCAGTGGGTTATCAAAGAACTGAGCAAAGGGAGGTGTTTTTGCTTGGTTTGTATCAGCAACTAACAGATTGGCATAATGTTAACCGAGTATTGCGGTCGTTGGTTTCGCAGTATGCACAAAATGCCGATTACTGGGAAAAATATGCCTACTCTTTTCTTAAATTAGAGAGAGAGCAACAGGCGGTTAATGCTCTAGGCAGTGCTTACAAAGCTGACCGCTTGCCACAACGTAGCATTATACTATATGCGCAGTTATTGTTGCGTTTTCATGCACCCGCTCAGGCAGTAAAGGTGCTAGAGCAGAACCGTCAACTCAGCGAAAATCCTAGCTATCAACCTTTGCTAACGCAAAGCTATTTGCTGGCTCGAGACAGACGTAAGGCGGCAGAGTGGCTAGCAAAATCGGATAAAAAAGACAGCTATGCAACGCGGGGATTGCTTGCTTACCAGCAAGGGAATTGGCGCGAGGCTGCTGAGCTTTTCAAGCGTCTTGATGGCAGTAAGAAAAGCAATCACTACTGGTTACTGTTGGCCGCGATCAGTGAGTTTGAGTTAAAACATTGGGCGAGTGCGAGAGCATCTTTTCAGCGTTTAGCAGGCACGAGTTATGACGAGTTGGCGAGTCAATGGTTGAGTCAGATTGACTATTTAACAAGTGGATAA
- a CDS encoding ABC transporter ATP-binding protein/permease, producing MNFLSQYWQLIKPFWLSKQRLPSLGLLLVIISMTFGSVWLSVQFNQWNGDFYNALQQLDGSSIYRLLGQFVLLIGSLILVAVYSSYLQKKLLIDWRTWMTEQLTAQWLSDQHHHYHMKLAQTEPDNPDQRIAEDIYLLIDLSLDLLLSFLRSVLTLGSFVTILWNLSGEMSFNLAGQEWHIPGYMVWMCIAYTLVGTAITHWIGKPLQRLNFNQQKREADFRAALIERRENSEMIGAQRGEAIEREALGTKFTFVAQNWYKLMVKERNLGFFTVGYAQVSSLAPIFFALPQFLAGIIQLGGLMQIKMAFMQVSGSLSWFIYSYRDLAKLSATVERLTTFNLKLHDIELPSTAKHPIAPKALRATLRVHVDHERSLLEVNNLVVEQGQIVMLKGRSGLGKSSLLRTLSGFWPNFIGEYQRTDSIWVPQKLYLTTTSLKALVCYPQSANNIDDQTCIDALQQVGLNALTTSLDSVETWSSKLSGGEQQRLMFARLLVNKPPLILLDETTSSLDQSAATLMIKTLKHALPNSAVLMVSHQPELWAMADRLIDLDNQSPVALGA from the coding sequence ATGAATTTTCTCTCTCAATACTGGCAGCTAATCAAACCATTTTGGCTCTCTAAACAACGTTTACCTTCACTGGGTTTACTGTTAGTCATTATCAGCATGACCTTCGGCTCCGTGTGGCTAAGTGTTCAATTTAACCAATGGAATGGTGACTTCTACAACGCGCTACAACAACTGGATGGTTCGAGCATTTATCGCTTGCTTGGTCAATTTGTACTGCTCATTGGTTCACTTATTCTCGTCGCGGTTTATAGCAGCTACTTACAGAAAAAGCTGTTGATTGATTGGCGCACATGGATGACCGAACAACTGACCGCACAGTGGCTATCTGACCAGCATCATCACTATCATATGAAGCTGGCGCAGACTGAACCCGATAACCCAGATCAACGCATTGCAGAAGACATCTACTTGCTGATTGATCTTTCGCTCGATCTACTACTGTCATTCTTGCGTTCCGTACTCACGCTCGGATCTTTTGTCACGATTTTATGGAATCTCTCCGGTGAAATGAGCTTTAATCTTGCTGGTCAAGAGTGGCATATTCCCGGGTACATGGTTTGGATGTGTATCGCCTATACCCTCGTTGGTACAGCGATTACCCATTGGATCGGTAAGCCACTGCAGCGCCTTAATTTCAATCAACAAAAACGCGAAGCGGATTTTCGTGCCGCTCTTATTGAGCGACGAGAGAACAGTGAAATGATTGGTGCACAGCGCGGCGAAGCGATTGAGCGAGAAGCGCTAGGCACTAAGTTTACCTTTGTGGCACAAAACTGGTACAAGTTGATGGTTAAAGAGCGCAACCTCGGCTTCTTTACCGTTGGTTATGCGCAAGTTTCAAGCCTTGCCCCTATCTTCTTTGCACTACCTCAGTTTCTCGCGGGTATCATCCAGCTTGGTGGACTGATGCAAATCAAGATGGCCTTTATGCAAGTCTCTGGCTCACTGAGTTGGTTTATTTACTCCTATCGCGATCTTGCCAAACTTAGTGCAACGGTAGAACGTTTAACCACGTTCAATCTCAAACTGCATGATATTGAACTGCCAAGCACTGCTAAGCATCCCATCGCCCCTAAAGCGCTGCGCGCCACACTGCGTGTTCATGTTGATCACGAACGATCACTGCTTGAGGTCAACAATCTTGTGGTTGAGCAAGGACAAATCGTTATGTTGAAAGGGCGTTCTGGCTTAGGGAAATCCAGCCTATTAAGAACACTCAGCGGATTTTGGCCAAACTTTATTGGTGAGTATCAACGTACTGACTCGATTTGGGTTCCTCAGAAACTCTATCTTACCACCACCAGCCTTAAGGCTTTGGTTTGTTACCCACAAAGTGCAAACAATATTGACGATCAAACCTGCATTGATGCTTTGCAACAAGTCGGCCTTAACGCGCTGACTACGTCACTCGACAGCGTTGAAACATGGTCGAGCAAACTCTCAGGCGGCGAACAGCAACGTCTAATGTTTGCCCGCTTGCTCGTGAACAAGCCACCATTAATTCTATTGGATGAAACCACATCGTCACTGGATCAAAGCGCCGCTACGTTGATGATTAAAACCCTCAAACATGCGCTGCCAAATAGCGCGGTATTGATGGTCTCTCACCAACCTGAACTCTGGGCAATGGCTGACCGCCTGATCGACTTAGATAACCAATCACCTGTCGCACTAGGAGCATAA
- a CDS encoding DUF3450 domain-containing protein: protein MLFITNRKKRYFVLLISIANTVFISGNVFAGKIDKVLQQDLVGLKASQQAQIKVENLDDKNLEIIEQYRQVMREQQLADKYNQLLVKQVSQLETALVAIEASQAELRSTRMMLGPLLEEMVLSLDQFVAADAPFLISERRSRVENLRRQLLDASLSEGEKTLSVLDAYQVELSYGYTTESWQGKIDDRLVNFVRVGRLGFYYFTPDETKAGVWNQGWQPLSSEWVAQIKQAAQVAQGRQLPTLLTLPATKIETM, encoded by the coding sequence TTGTTATTTATAACAAATAGAAAAAAACGGTATTTCGTACTATTAATTTCAATAGCGAACACTGTTTTTATTTCAGGAAATGTTTTTGCTGGAAAAATAGATAAAGTCTTACAACAAGATTTGGTAGGTTTAAAAGCCAGCCAACAAGCGCAAATCAAGGTTGAAAATCTCGACGATAAAAATCTTGAGATTATCGAGCAGTACCGTCAGGTGATGCGTGAGCAACAGTTGGCAGATAAATATAACCAATTGCTAGTCAAACAAGTCTCTCAACTTGAAACTGCTTTAGTGGCGATTGAAGCGAGTCAAGCAGAGCTGCGCTCTACACGCATGATGTTGGGGCCGCTACTCGAAGAAATGGTGCTATCTCTGGATCAATTTGTCGCAGCTGATGCCCCTTTCTTAATTTCGGAGCGTCGAAGCAGAGTTGAAAATCTACGCCGCCAACTGCTAGATGCCAGCCTATCTGAAGGAGAGAAAACTCTTTCGGTACTTGATGCCTATCAAGTTGAGCTGAGCTATGGCTATACCACGGAAAGTTGGCAAGGAAAGATCGATGACCGTTTGGTTAATTTTGTCCGTGTCGGACGTTTAGGTTTTTATTACTTTACGCCTGATGAGACGAAAGCGGGTGTTTGGAATCAAGGTTGGCAGCCTTTGTCTTCTGAATGGGTTGCACAAATCAAACAGGCCGCGCAGGTCGCACAAGGTCGACAGTTACCGACACTTCTCACCCTTCCAGCAACGAAAATCGAGACAATGTAA
- a CDS encoding energy transducer TonB — translation MSLLLQSPNGCQLLPRRWFQQPLVVALVINFALVWLMYWLTLGNQGIHRVHSINLSTVFHARQPDSVEPEVEQLFEVSQAPQSASMPPPPTALNLSMLEFDSSVSLPNIKVPIDTNKPNMQMVSLTFSPKGNGLGSVMSSAMAQAKPVFQIPPRYPAKAKRDGIEGFVTLNLHIDQDGRAQEIKVVAEEPPGVFARSAKRAVIRWRFVAPEENQWQRITIRYELEK, via the coding sequence ATGTCGCTGTTGCTACAGAGTCCTAACGGCTGTCAGCTGCTACCACGTCGATGGTTCCAGCAACCGCTGGTGGTCGCACTTGTGATCAACTTCGCCTTAGTGTGGCTTATGTATTGGCTCACTCTTGGCAATCAAGGTATTCATCGCGTTCATTCAATTAACTTATCGACGGTGTTCCATGCTCGGCAACCCGATAGTGTTGAACCTGAGGTTGAGCAATTGTTTGAGGTTAGCCAAGCACCGCAAAGTGCTTCAATGCCACCGCCACCAACTGCATTGAATTTGTCGATGCTAGAGTTTGATTCTTCAGTATCTTTGCCAAATATTAAAGTGCCAATTGATACCAACAAGCCAAACATGCAAATGGTTAGCCTAACTTTTAGTCCCAAAGGAAATGGGTTAGGTAGTGTGATGAGTAGTGCGATGGCACAAGCCAAACCTGTATTTCAAATCCCGCCTCGTTATCCCGCGAAGGCTAAGCGAGATGGGATCGAAGGGTTTGTTACACTGAATCTGCATATTGACCAAGACGGTAGAGCGCAAGAAATTAAAGTTGTTGCCGAAGAACCACCGGGCGTTTTTGCGCGTTCAGCCAAAAGAGCCGTTATTCGCTGGCGGTTTGTGGCGCCGGAAGAAAATCAATGGCAAAGGATCACGATTCGTTATGAATTGGAAAAATAG
- a CDS encoding MotA/TolQ/ExbB proton channel family protein yields the protein MKSVWLMIALAVGWQSSVSASELDRVLQQVKQGSSIEKKHAEQRVQQALGELSDARATLAEAQDKLKQTNASNIALEDRILQLQESLKQRRSQYQAQRESMNSVFKHVVEHGDLMLQRVSPHGLWQFDQSGFVQQKEESVDIAHIKSLWLALLEQSVLSSKTLRSEQTILLANGQQQIAQVTQYGPFNAYASGEGSSWLHYLAGEQVWMEMAPQPAIDVDPQQMVIDPSFGALLDKQANAPTWLERMEPAGVVGVLIGLIGLIGVGIAVVRSVALRKAKREIYAQMSEREASEGNALGRVMLASEQCHGAQLEAVIDEAVLKEVPNFKTGVGSLAVLASIPPLLGLLGTVGGMIETFRIITEHGSADSQLLSGGISQALLTTEMGLMVAVPLLLLHCGLKAQSSQLIEVLEQQSAGLIVLRQQADAQES from the coding sequence ATGAAATCAGTATGGCTAATGATAGCGCTGGCGGTTGGCTGGCAAAGCAGTGTCTCTGCCTCTGAGTTGGACCGAGTGTTGCAGCAAGTCAAGCAAGGGTCATCAATTGAGAAAAAACATGCGGAACAGCGCGTGCAGCAGGCTTTAGGCGAGTTAAGTGATGCTCGTGCAACACTTGCCGAGGCACAAGATAAACTCAAACAAACTAATGCGAGCAATATTGCGTTGGAAGACCGTATCTTGCAATTACAAGAGTCTTTAAAGCAAAGAAGATCTCAGTATCAAGCCCAGCGCGAGTCGATGAACAGTGTGTTTAAACATGTTGTTGAGCATGGTGATTTGATGCTGCAACGAGTATCACCGCATGGTTTATGGCAGTTCGATCAATCTGGATTTGTGCAGCAAAAAGAAGAGTCTGTTGATATTGCTCATATCAAAAGCTTGTGGCTTGCACTGTTAGAGCAGTCGGTTTTGTCTAGTAAAACACTTCGCAGTGAGCAAACCATTCTGCTGGCAAATGGTCAGCAGCAGATCGCTCAAGTGACTCAGTATGGTCCTTTCAATGCGTACGCGTCGGGAGAGGGTTCCAGTTGGTTACATTACTTGGCAGGTGAACAAGTATGGATGGAAATGGCACCTCAACCCGCAATCGATGTAGACCCACAGCAGATGGTTATTGACCCGAGTTTCGGTGCTCTGCTTGATAAGCAGGCAAATGCGCCAACTTGGTTAGAACGCATGGAACCTGCTGGTGTGGTCGGTGTACTTATCGGATTGATCGGTTTAATTGGTGTCGGGATTGCTGTGGTTCGTAGTGTTGCCCTGAGAAAGGCGAAGCGAGAGATCTACGCACAAATGTCAGAGCGTGAAGCCAGTGAAGGTAATGCATTAGGTCGCGTTATGTTGGCGAGTGAACAGTGTCACGGCGCTCAACTTGAAGCCGTAATTGATGAAGCGGTGTTAAAAGAAGTACCGAATTTTAAAACGGGCGTGGGTAGCTTAGCTGTACTTGCTAGTATTCCACCACTTCTGGGTCTTTTGGGTACCGTTGGCGGCATGATTGAGACATTTCGCATTATTACCGAGCATGGTAGTGCAGATAGTCAATTGCTTTCAGGTGGTATCTCCCAAGCATTGCTGACCACTGAGATGGGCTTAATGGTCGCTGTGCCATTGTTGCTGCTTCACTGCGGTCTAAAGGCACAAAGTTCTCAGTTGATTGAAGTGTTGGAGCAGCAGAGCGCAGGGCTGATTGTGTTGCGCCAGCAAGCAGATGCTCAGGAGTCGTAG